In Halapricum desulfuricans, a single window of DNA contains:
- a CDS encoding (R)-citramalate synthase — translation MTDGAGNSAGLFGSGLGSSGRPEDVQLLDTTLRDGEQAPGVSLTPEEKARIARALDDAGVDVIEAGSAVTGPGERETISRVTDLDLDATVTSFARGVENDIDLAMDCGVDGINLVVPASDKHIEDKIGTTHAENVAQTVELVEYARDHGLWVEVIGEDGSRADLDYLEELLGAALEAGADRVCYADTVGHATPDRTIEAVSRLAALGPTSTHTHDDLGLAVTNVMASLAAGADLVHGTINGVGERAGNVALEEVAIALDHGYGIETMDLTKVYDLAQLIASKTGIPLAPNKAVVGENAFTHESGIHTDGTLKDESMYEPYPPEKVGRERRLALGKHAGRAGVEATLNEHGIDVEEDELREIVARVKEIGERGKRVTDADLLTIAEDVQGRERERRVELLDLTAVSGSDVPTASIRLDVDGEVREEAATGTGPVDAAMQAAEAALSHTADAQLESYHVDAITGGHDAVVTVEVEMSRGDDHVTVTASEADITRASIEAMVDAMDRLVAGEDTVIADD, via the coding sequence ATGACTGACGGTGCCGGCAATAGCGCGGGGCTGTTTGGCAGCGGCCTCGGCTCGTCCGGACGACCCGAAGACGTACAGCTTCTCGATACGACGCTGCGTGACGGCGAGCAAGCCCCGGGTGTCTCGCTCACGCCCGAGGAGAAAGCCCGGATCGCACGGGCGCTCGACGACGCCGGGGTCGACGTCATCGAGGCCGGGAGCGCGGTCACGGGACCGGGCGAGCGCGAGACGATCTCCCGGGTGACGGATCTCGATCTGGACGCGACGGTCACCAGCTTCGCCCGCGGCGTCGAGAACGACATCGACCTCGCGATGGACTGTGGGGTCGACGGGATCAACCTCGTCGTGCCCGCGAGCGACAAGCACATCGAGGACAAGATCGGCACGACTCACGCCGAGAACGTCGCCCAGACGGTCGAACTCGTGGAGTACGCCAGAGACCACGGCCTGTGGGTCGAGGTCATCGGCGAGGACGGCTCCCGGGCCGACCTCGATTACCTCGAAGAGCTGCTGGGTGCCGCCCTCGAGGCCGGCGCGGATCGGGTCTGCTATGCCGACACTGTCGGCCACGCGACGCCCGACCGGACGATCGAGGCCGTCTCGCGGCTCGCGGCACTCGGGCCGACGAGCACCCACACCCACGACGATCTGGGGCTGGCGGTCACGAACGTGATGGCCTCGCTGGCGGCGGGCGCGGATCTGGTTCACGGGACGATCAACGGCGTCGGCGAGCGCGCCGGCAACGTCGCCCTCGAGGAGGTCGCGATCGCGCTCGATCACGGCTACGGGATCGAGACGATGGACCTCACGAAGGTCTACGACCTCGCGCAGTTGATCGCCTCCAAGACCGGGATCCCGCTCGCGCCGAACAAGGCCGTCGTCGGCGAGAACGCCTTCACACACGAGTCGGGCATCCACACCGACGGCACGCTCAAAGACGAGTCGATGTACGAGCCCTATCCGCCGGAAAAGGTGGGCCGCGAGCGCCGACTCGCGCTGGGCAAACACGCCGGTCGCGCCGGCGTCGAGGCGACGCTGAACGAGCACGGGATCGACGTCGAAGAGGACGAACTCCGTGAGATCGTCGCCCGGGTCAAGGAGATCGGCGAGCGCGGCAAGCGCGTCACCGACGCCGATCTGCTGACGATCGCCGAGGACGTGCAGGGCCGCGAGCGCGAGCGCCGCGTCGAGTTGCTCGACCTGACCGCCGTCTCGGGGTCGGACGTGCCGACCGCGAGCATCCGACTGGACGTCGACGGCGAGGTGCGCGAGGAGGCCGCGACCGGGACGGGGCCGGTCGACGCCGCGATGCAGGCCGCCGAGGCGGCGCTCAGCCACACGGCCGACGCCCAACTGGAGTCCTATCACGTCGACGCGATCACGGGCGGCCACGACGCCGTCGTCACCGTCGAGGTCGAGATGTCCCGAGGCGACGACCACGTCACCGTCACGGCCAGCGAGGCCGACATCACCCGCGCCTCGATCGAGGCGATGGTCGACGCGATGGACCGGCTCGTTGCCGGCGAGGACACGGTAATCGCTGACGACTGA
- a CDS encoding deoxyribonuclease IV yields MLIGAHTSIAGGVYNAVDEQVEYDGNCGQIFSHSPQVWQDPNIGDDEAERFRERSDEAGVGPWVIHASYLVNLCTPKDDLRVKSVDSMQKEVDAADTLGIEYVNVHLGAHTGAGVEGGLDNAASALDELDVPEDVTVLVESDAGSGTKLGGDFAHLAGVLERSEQDLEVCLDTAHAFAAGYDLSTAEGVEETIAEFDEVVGLDNLACVHLNDSKHACGTNKDEHAHLGEGEIGEEGISAVVSHEALRDLPFVLETPTEDGRGFAWNVERARELRA; encoded by the coding sequence ATGCTGATCGGAGCACATACGAGCATCGCCGGGGGCGTATACAACGCTGTCGACGAGCAGGTCGAGTACGACGGCAACTGCGGCCAGATCTTCAGCCACTCCCCGCAGGTCTGGCAGGACCCGAATATCGGCGACGACGAGGCCGAACGGTTCCGCGAGCGCAGCGACGAGGCGGGCGTCGGCCCGTGGGTCATCCACGCCTCGTATCTCGTCAACCTCTGTACGCCCAAGGACGACCTCCGGGTGAAGTCAGTCGACTCCATGCAAAAAGAGGTCGACGCGGCCGACACACTCGGGATCGAGTACGTCAACGTCCATCTGGGTGCTCACACCGGTGCGGGCGTCGAGGGCGGGCTGGACAACGCCGCCAGCGCGCTGGACGAGCTCGACGTGCCCGAGGACGTGACGGTGCTGGTCGAGAGCGACGCCGGTAGCGGGACGAAACTCGGCGGGGACTTCGCGCATCTGGCGGGCGTGCTCGAGCGCTCCGAGCAGGATCTGGAGGTCTGTCTTGACACCGCACACGCCTTCGCCGCGGGCTACGATCTCTCGACGGCCGAAGGCGTCGAGGAGACGATCGCCGAGTTCGACGAGGTCGTCGGCCTCGACAACCTCGCCTGTGTCCACCTCAACGACTCCAAACACGCCTGCGGGACGAACAAGGACGAACACGCCCACCTCGGCGAGGGCGAAATCGGCGAGGAAGGGATCAGTGCCGTCGTCTCCCATGAGGCGCTGCGCGATCTGCCCTTCGTGCTGGAGACCCCGACCGAGGACGGGCGTGGCTTCGCCTGGAACGTCGAGCGCGCGCGGGAACTGCGAGCGTAG
- a CDS encoding MogA/MoaB family molybdenum cofactor biosynthesis protein, producing MADSDDGSAPDRSDHESDEPGGRQHHHEHDSGHHHADDLETLGVAVLTVSSSRTRDEDAAGDAIVAALEAEGHEIATRDIVRDAYDNVQSAVDRFVGRSDVDAVVTTGGTGVTPDDVTVEAVEPLFEKRLPGFGELFRRLSYEEIGTRAIATRATAGIADGVPVFCLPGSENAVRLGTEEIVVEVVGHLAGLARQA from the coding sequence ATGGCCGACAGCGACGACGGCTCCGCACCCGACCGATCGGATCACGAGAGCGACGAGCCCGGCGGCAGACAGCACCATCACGAGCACGATTCGGGACACCACCACGCGGACGACCTCGAAACCCTCGGGGTCGCGGTGCTGACTGTTTCTTCGTCACGCACGCGAGACGAAGACGCGGCGGGCGATGCCATCGTCGCCGCACTCGAAGCCGAGGGCCACGAGATCGCCACGCGAGATATCGTGCGGGACGCCTACGACAACGTCCAGAGCGCGGTCGACAGGTTCGTCGGCCGCTCGGACGTCGACGCCGTCGTGACGACCGGCGGGACGGGCGTCACCCCCGACGACGTGACCGTCGAGGCGGTCGAACCACTCTTCGAGAAGCGCCTGCCGGGCTTTGGCGAGTTGTTCCGACGCCTCTCTTACGAGGAGATCGGAACGCGAGCGATCGCGACGCGCGCGACCGCCGGCATCGCCGACGGCGTCCCCGTGTTCTGCCTGCCCGGCAGCGAGAACGCCGTCCGGCTGGGGACTGAGGAGATCGTCGTCGAGGTGGTCGGTCATCTCGCGGGACTGGCCAGGCAAGCGTGA
- a CDS encoding aldo/keto reductase: MEYETAQGVEVPALGLGTWQLTGQDCTTAVETALDVGYRHIDTAQAYGNEAEVGEGIAAAEVDREEIFLTTKLDTRNRTYQRVVDSTRESLDKLGTDYVDLLLIHQPNYLTRADHEETLRAMADLRDEGLIRHVGVSNFGVEKLKRAREVSDAPILTDQVQYHPYWDQRKLLDYCRVHDVLLTAYSPLARGSVLDDPILERIGAAYGKSPAQVALRWLLQQDGVVTIPKATSREHIEANLDVFDFRLSDAEMREIRQPSKLRTAAAYLRSMV; the protein is encoded by the coding sequence ATGGAGTACGAGACCGCCCAGGGTGTCGAGGTTCCGGCGCTCGGCCTGGGAACGTGGCAACTCACCGGCCAGGACTGCACCACCGCCGTCGAGACGGCCCTGGACGTGGGGTATCGACATATCGACACCGCGCAGGCCTACGGCAACGAGGCCGAAGTCGGCGAGGGCATCGCAGCCGCCGAGGTCGACCGCGAGGAGATCTTCCTGACGACGAAACTCGACACCCGCAACCGAACCTACCAGCGCGTGGTCGATTCGACTCGCGAGAGTCTCGACAAACTGGGGACCGACTACGTCGACCTGCTGTTGATTCACCAGCCGAACTACCTCACGCGGGCCGACCACGAGGAGACGCTGCGGGCGATGGCCGACCTGCGCGACGAGGGACTGATCCGCCACGTCGGCGTGAGCAACTTCGGCGTCGAGAAGCTCAAGCGCGCCCGCGAGGTCAGCGACGCCCCGATCCTCACCGACCAAGTCCAGTATCACCCCTACTGGGACCAGCGGAAACTGCTGGACTACTGTCGCGTTCACGACGTGCTCCTGACGGCTTACAGCCCGCTGGCGCGGGGGAGCGTGCTGGACGATCCGATCCTCGAACGGATCGGGGCGGCCTACGGCAAATCGCCGGCACAGGTCGCCCTGCGGTGGTTGCTCCAGCAGGACGGCGTCGTCACGATCCCCAAGGCGACCAGCCGCGAGCACATCGAGGCGAATCTGGACGTCTTCGACTTCCGGCTGAGCGACGCCGAGATGCGCGAGATCCGCCAGCCCTCGAAACTCCGGACGGCCGCGGCCTACCTGCGGTCGATGGTGTGA
- the thsA gene encoding thermosome subunit alpha, whose translation MGGQPLFILEEDTERTQGKDAQSSNISAGKAVSESVRTTLGPRGMDKMLVSDDGDVVITNDGATILGEMDIEHPAAQMIVEVAESQEEDVGDGTTTASVLAGELLSKAESMLDDDVHPTTIVEGYHEAASLAQEAIDEQVIATDLDDEQLLQVAKSSMTGKGTGDVAGDVLAEVVVDAVRAVQSEDGVDRDAISLQTQIGAASSATEVIEGVVVDEEPAHENMPRSVEDGAVAIIDGAIELQESNVDAEYNVTNVDQLNAALDAEEQELRGYAEALADLGAEIVFTTDDIDDRVQAYLAKDGILAFEDLSSDDLASIRSASGATRVSGVKALEADDLGTASVSVRSYGEAELAFVEGPEAETVTVFARGSTEHVLDEVERALQDALDVVTAALDKGGIVPGAGATEIAVAAHLRDHAASIEGRKQLAVEAFADAIDVLPRTLAENTGMDPIDALVDLRAAYDGGDCAGIISEGQTGSVTDPLEHGVIDPAAVKHEAVHSATEAATMIVRIDDVISSS comes from the coding sequence ATGGGCGGACAGCCCCTTTTCATCCTCGAGGAAGACACCGAGCGGACACAGGGCAAGGACGCACAGAGTTCGAACATCTCGGCCGGGAAGGCCGTCAGCGAATCCGTCCGGACCACACTCGGTCCGCGCGGCATGGACAAGATGCTCGTCTCCGACGACGGCGACGTCGTCATCACGAACGACGGTGCGACCATTCTCGGCGAGATGGACATCGAGCATCCGGCGGCCCAGATGATCGTCGAGGTCGCCGAGAGCCAGGAGGAAGATGTCGGCGACGGGACGACCACGGCCTCGGTACTCGCGGGCGAACTCCTCTCGAAGGCTGAGAGCATGCTCGACGACGACGTCCACCCGACGACGATCGTCGAGGGGTATCACGAGGCGGCCAGTCTCGCCCAGGAGGCCATCGACGAGCAGGTCATCGCGACCGACCTCGACGACGAGCAGCTCCTGCAGGTCGCCAAATCCAGCATGACCGGCAAGGGCACCGGCGATGTCGCCGGTGACGTGCTGGCGGAAGTCGTCGTCGATGCGGTCCGTGCCGTGCAGAGCGAGGACGGCGTCGACCGCGACGCGATCTCCCTGCAGACCCAGATCGGGGCCGCGTCCTCTGCGACGGAAGTGATCGAGGGTGTCGTCGTCGACGAGGAGCCGGCCCACGAGAACATGCCCCGGTCCGTCGAGGACGGGGCCGTCGCGATAATCGACGGAGCGATCGAGCTGCAGGAGAGCAACGTCGACGCCGAGTACAACGTCACCAACGTCGACCAGCTCAACGCCGCGCTGGACGCCGAAGAGCAGGAGCTGCGCGGGTACGCCGAGGCGCTGGCCGATCTCGGTGCCGAGATCGTCTTCACGACCGACGACATCGACGACCGCGTGCAGGCGTATCTCGCCAAAGACGGGATCCTCGCGTTCGAGGACCTCTCCAGCGACGATCTGGCGTCGATCCGGTCGGCCAGCGGCGCGACCCGCGTCAGCGGCGTCAAGGCACTGGAAGCCGACGATCTGGGGACGGCCTCGGTCAGCGTCCGGAGCTACGGCGAGGCCGAGCTCGCGTTCGTCGAAGGGCCGGAAGCCGAGACGGTCACGGTCTTCGCCCGCGGCAGCACCGAGCACGTCCTCGACGAGGTCGAGCGTGCGCTCCAGGACGCACTGGACGTCGTGACGGCCGCGCTTGATAAGGGCGGCATCGTCCCCGGGGCAGGCGCGACCGAGATCGCCGTCGCGGCGCATCTCCGCGATCACGCCGCCTCGATCGAGGGGCGCAAGCAGCTGGCCGTCGAGGCCTTCGCCGACGCCATCGACGTCCTGCCGCGCACGCTCGCGGAGAACACCGGCATGGATCCCATCGACGCGCTGGTCGACCTCCGCGCGGCCTACGACGGCGGCGACTGTGCAGGTATCATCTCCGAGGGCCAGACCGGTTCGGTCACTGACCCGCTCGAACACGGCGTCATCGATCCCGCCGCGGTCAAACACGAGGCCGTCCACAGCGCGACCGAGGCAGCCACGATGATCGTTCGCATCGACGACGTCATCTCCTCGTCGTGA
- a CDS encoding metal-dependent hydrolase codes for MYRYGHYGAALAGYSPLGAVALALGFETAAVGGAVVAVGLAMVPDWDQKVPGIAHRGPTHTVAFASVVAAVLAVASAAIAWASPELGPLVAMGAGLYLGAAGGVTILSHIAADALTPMGVKPFGDGERYSFDVCRADSTLGNYGLLALGVLVAALAYAFGAAVNGLLGL; via the coding sequence ATGTACCGCTACGGACACTACGGCGCTGCGCTTGCGGGGTATTCGCCGCTGGGAGCCGTCGCGCTCGCGCTCGGGTTCGAGACCGCTGCGGTCGGGGGCGCGGTCGTGGCGGTCGGGCTGGCGATGGTCCCCGACTGGGATCAGAAGGTACCGGGGATCGCCCACCGCGGTCCGACCCACACCGTCGCGTTTGCGAGCGTCGTCGCGGCCGTGCTCGCGGTCGCAAGCGCGGCGATCGCGTGGGCCAGTCCCGAACTGGGGCCGCTCGTCGCGATGGGGGCCGGCCTCTATCTCGGGGCCGCCGGCGGCGTGACGATCCTCTCGCACATCGCGGCCGACGCCCTCACGCCGATGGGCGTCAAACCGTTCGGCGACGGCGAGCGCTACTCGTTTGACGTGTGTCGGGCCGACAGCACGCTCGGCAACTACGGCCTGCTGGCACTCGGCGTACTCGTGGCAGCACTGGCATACGCCTTCGGCGCGGCGGTGAACGGTCTACTCGGACTGTGA
- a CDS encoding amidohydrolase family protein translates to MLELEHEFRVVDVNARLEPDVERRPREGTGGPERLEREMHQAGIVRSVVYPPGREGDYLKANNAVARMSVGRPFVPLARITGALDPGTGTGSKLKNLAARRNDEHTAPEDVEQYAYDDRFAGFVVHPTHDGLPDKEVLAALAEVELPVLVHAGTAFPPESVADTLLAEGITTVVASFGGYPLDRDAMERSIDLLASWDGCYLDTSFVRFRDPLERALMEHPDRVLFGSGAPSAHPNVAIMEILTLDVSQDAMRRAFSNNAGRVLDELAPRSF, encoded by the coding sequence ATGCTCGAGCTGGAGCACGAGTTCCGGGTCGTGGACGTCAATGCCCGGCTGGAGCCGGACGTCGAGCGCCGGCCACGCGAGGGAACTGGCGGTCCCGAGCGCCTCGAACGGGAGATGCATCAGGCGGGGATCGTCCGGTCGGTCGTCTATCCGCCGGGGCGGGAGGGCGACTACCTCAAGGCCAACAACGCCGTCGCCCGGATGAGCGTCGGCCGGCCGTTCGTGCCGCTGGCGCGGATTACCGGCGCGCTCGATCCGGGGACCGGGACCGGATCGAAACTGAAGAACCTCGCCGCCAGACGCAACGACGAGCACACCGCGCCCGAGGATGTCGAACAGTACGCCTACGACGATCGGTTCGCCGGGTTCGTCGTCCACCCGACCCATGACGGCCTGCCGGACAAGGAGGTACTTGCGGCGCTCGCCGAGGTCGAATTGCCGGTGCTCGTCCACGCCGGAACGGCGTTTCCCCCGGAGTCGGTCGCGGACACCTTGCTGGCCGAGGGGATCACGACGGTCGTCGCGAGTTTCGGCGGCTATCCGCTCGACCGGGACGCGATGGAACGGTCGATCGATCTGCTTGCGTCGTGGGACGGCTGCTATCTCGACACCAGCTTCGTCCGGTTTCGCGACCCGCTCGAACGGGCACTGATGGAACATCCCGATCGGGTGCTGTTCGGCAGCGGCGCACCCAGCGCCCACCCGAACGTCGCTATCATGGAGATCCTGACGCTTGACGTCTCGCAGGACGCGATGCGCAGGGCCTTCTCGAACAACGCCGGCCGCGTTCTTGATGAACTCGCTCCCCGATCGTTCTAG
- a CDS encoding MBL fold metallo-hydrolase, with amino-acid sequence MATELIEGVWWFDLRGVNAYLVEDGDTLTLVDAGTPLSRRELARDLRDLGHGFADIDRVLVTHYDVDHVGVLNRVDAPVYAGATDAPLVGGERRPGVTGRKGLSQRLAAPFCPTPAGPVRSIGDGDTVGSFTVVHTPGHTPGHVSYVSERLSVAFVGDLVRESGGRLEPSPGLLSHDTAQVRASIQRLAAALPEVDVLGMGHGVPFERDGHERLRELADRL; translated from the coding sequence ATGGCGACGGAACTCATCGAGGGCGTCTGGTGGTTCGATCTCCGTGGCGTAAACGCCTATCTCGTCGAAGACGGCGACACGCTGACGCTCGTGGACGCGGGCACACCGCTGTCGCGCCGCGAACTGGCGCGGGACCTGCGGGACCTCGGCCACGGATTCGCCGATATCGACCGGGTGCTGGTGACCCACTACGACGTCGATCACGTCGGCGTGCTGAACCGGGTTGATGCACCCGTCTACGCCGGCGCGACCGACGCTCCGCTGGTGGGAGGCGAGCGCCGTCCGGGCGTGACCGGCCGAAAGGGACTGAGCCAGCGTCTCGCGGCCCCGTTCTGCCCCACGCCGGCCGGCCCAGTCCGCTCGATCGGCGACGGCGACACCGTCGGCTCGTTCACCGTCGTCCATACCCCCGGTCACACGCCGGGACACGTCAGCTACGTCAGCGAGCGCCTGTCGGTCGCGTTCGTCGGCGATCTGGTCCGGGAGTCCGGCGGGCGACTCGAGCCCTCACCGGGGCTGTTGAGTCACGACACCGCACAGGTGCGAGCGAGTATTCAACGACTGGCCGCGGCGCTTCCCGAGGTCGACGTCCTCGGGATGGGTCACGGCGTCCCGTTCGAACGGGACGGTCACGAGCGGTTGCGAGAGCTGGCCGACCGACTGTGA
- a CDS encoding DUF192 domain-containing protein gives MRLVHERDGASATLADDVEIAEGFVQTSKGLMFRSSIPGDYALVFEFEPPSGISAKLPFAGDDAVARRFIHMLFVRMPLDVLWLQGETVVHVKTLRPWVGVGMADADRIIELPEGAAEDVEVGDRVVLER, from the coding sequence ATGCGTCTGGTCCACGAGCGCGACGGGGCGTCGGCCACCCTCGCCGACGACGTCGAGATCGCCGAGGGGTTCGTCCAGACCTCGAAGGGGCTGATGTTCCGATCGTCGATCCCCGGGGACTACGCGCTTGTCTTCGAGTTCGAGCCGCCGTCCGGAATCAGCGCGAAGCTTCCGTTCGCCGGCGACGACGCCGTTGCCCGGCGGTTCATCCACATGCTGTTCGTCCGGATGCCACTCGACGTGCTCTGGTTGCAGGGCGAGACGGTCGTCCACGTCAAGACCCTGCGGCCGTGGGTCGGAGTCGGGATGGCCGATGCGGATCGGATCATCGAACTGCCGGAAGGGGCGGCGGAGGACGTCGAAGTCGGCGATCGGGTCGTCCTCGAGCGGTGA